The nucleotide sequence GATCTATTAGATCGAGGACAATCAGTCACCCCCTTTTATTGTCTTCTTGTCctcacaagaaataaaagatataCACATCGCACATCTACAAAGTGAATCAGATGGAACCCCACCGATCCGCGATCCCCCACCTCCTCGGTAGCTTGTCCTCGACACATGCTTTTGTTTATCACTTCTCGTATCTACAGTCCAAACGACCAAAAATTTGTATCTATGTTTATAAATACATCTTAAATTTACAGTTCTTGAAGACCGATCATTCAAATTTGCACAAGCTGTCGCCGATCTGCCAGCTAGGTACCGCCACCTTCTTGATTTTCAAACGTGGAGTGAGATCCGAGTCTTGATCGGCTTCAGCTTCACTCCCATACTCTCCGGAGAGAGTAGCTCCGGCGAGATGCTCGATGGACTGAGTGGACTCCGTGGGCTGCAGCTTACCTGGCTTGGTCGGTACAAACCATAGCCCATGAGGAAGTATTCGATCGGTATCAGCATTGCGTAAGGCTGCTCTTCAGTCACAACTGATCCACACGCCTGAACCTGCAATGTGATTTCAAGAAACAAACCAACCACACTAATTGATGACAGAAAGACAAACATAAATCAGATGGTAACTTAGAGTACCGAAGAAAATATAGTACCACAGGCAAATATTTCACACGTCATAAAGTACCTCGACCAGGGCACTGAATCTTCTGTCCAGTTTTGTCACCATGTTAATGGCCTCCAAACGGAAGGGAGAATTCTCACCAACAAAAATTAGTGTCCTACACTGAAGTTTCTTCGATGCCTCTGCCAAGTCATATCTCCTGTTTGGGCATTACAACGTTTAGAAATATCCACTAGCTTGCTTTAGTAGAATAACACCTCATAAAGTAATACAAACTTACTCATTTATTGACTGAAGAAATCGCCACACGTTTACACCATGCCTTTGATCCAACAACTACAGAAGGTAAAAAAAGCACAATAATGGAGAAAAACATAAGTATAGCAGAATAGCTTAAACAATCTTCCCAAGTGCAACACAGAGAAACAAAGAGGTTCAGAACACTAACACTTCTACATGCTTGCACAATATCTGATTCAGGAACCTGTGAACTTCCTCGTACTCCCTGCcaacaagagaaaaaaagaaaaaactgaaATATCAAATATATACAGCATACACATTCAAAGCATGAGAGAGGGCTGGCGTACCTTACTGAAATATCGATGAAGTAAGGATTCCTTAATCAAGCCACAAATTCCATAAAAATAGAGAAAATTTAACATCACCTGAGAATTTAGAAGCACTTCTTAGAAGAAACATAAATTATTAAGTTTGCAAACATAACTTTGTAAGAATACAAAAATGATACCTTACTATACAACCATTCTGTCCATGAGGGAGCTTTACATAGGGGTGATACAAGTATCAAACCTAGAACGCGTTCCCTATATTTTGTCTATAACCAAGATAAACAAGATGCATAAACTTAGTGAAGATTCAGAAACCAGAAATTGAAACGTGTATAATTGGAGAGGAACTTACAGCAAACAGAGTGAGTACGTAAGCACCTGCTGTGACCCCCAAGCACATTACGGGACCCAACCTGTAAACTGTGACGTTTCAAGACACTAAAAACACTAATAACCAATTGCAACCTGACAGAGCACTATGTTTGAGGATGCTACAATCAGAAAACATAATTTAAAAAAGTCATATGATATtactcaaagaaatcaagaacatCTGCCACTTGATCTGCTAATTGATCAACAGAGAGAACTGGATCATTTGGAGAAATCGGAGCAGCACCTAACTGCAGGACGCTTAAAGAAACAGACCAACAAAATCATGTTAACATAAATATGAATAACTGTCTAAAAGAATTTGATTTCAGAGATACAAAGAGAAAATGGACCTCATGTCCTGGAGGACTGATATGGTAGATGCAGAAATTGTGAAGAAGCAAAGAAGCAGCTTCAGGACAAAAGAATAATCCTTGAAAGCAGGACATATCTAAACCAATCAAAAGGCACAACATGTTAGGTGCAGAAGTTTCTGGCTTTCCAGAAATTTAATATAAAGAAACTACAGATTATTTTCATACTTTAATATGTATTGTACTTTGGAACTCATGTAAATGAATATGATAAACTAAATACAGCTACAGACAAGAACGTGGTTGCATACACCATCCAGGGCATGATAGTCATGTGACTAGTGTAAATACAGTGTAAGCAGTTTTGTGTAGTGATCAGCATGCCAGTTAAAAAAACAAAAGCAATAATGTTGACCAAATAAACAAATCAATGGAGAGAAAAGGATCTTGCATGAACGGGCACTTGACACTAATAACCACCAGAAAGGAAAGGATAATAGAGTTATCCCAGTGAACGCTAATAGTAGTATCAAAACATAGAACAATGCTTACAGGCTTATTCAATTATACATTTTAGTTCATGAACCAAGTAACCAGAGTAACAAATAACGGGAATATGTAAGGAAAGAGAAAACAATTCTTAATCATTGCCTTGACATCAAACTTACAATTTAAAGCAACATCTGGGTAAGTAATAAGTCCAGGCTTCTCGAGATCCCCATACACGGCAACTGATATGGGACCATGGCTTGTTAAAACATGATGTTCCTGGCAATATAGATAATATACAAAAAATTAATCACTTAACAAATTAGAATGGCAAAGTTAACCAGGTGAAGATGAAAGAAAGGTCTATTCTAGACATAAAATCTGACAAGGCATGTAATTTGGCACAACATCAAGAAGAACCTTTAGATGATGTATACAAGAGATTTATTATGCATTGGAAGAACCACCATAAGTTACATTCTCAAGGTTACTTTTGAAGTTTTGAGCACCAGAGCGTACTAGGTGTAGTTTATCAACATACCAGTGACAACAAGATTTGTTTAATACCCTACAATGAGTGGTTTAAACGTGCAGAattttttataagaaaagaatttGGCTATAGCAACTATTTTTATGAGTTCAAACTAGGTTTATTTTATCTGCGTGCACTTTTACTTTACAGAACATAAGGGAAATCTAATAGATGTATGAGTTGCAATATTTCACTTTTCAAACGCCAAATTAATAAACTGTTGAAACTTCTATCCACAAACAAGCAACATAATCTAAAAACAAAAGGATCAGTAACATCAAATAGGAGCTTAATTCATtgaaatcaacaaaaaaaaaagcccTGGAAGCCACTCCACAAAATCGACATCTTTGTCGATATTACTAATACACTACAGTTCCGACAAAAGGTAGATTTTACCTAAAAGGATGCACCAATGATCCTCGCCTATGTAGTTAAAGAAGAAGGGATTCAACAAAATATTTTCCAAAGAAGAATTATCTTTCGATTCAGCCTACAcgaaatatgaaaaatatttgaaTCCAATGGAACAAATAcccaaaaaaatgataaaaaggaTTATCATTAAAAGAACATAGGTAAAAGAATAAATTCCTAGGAAAACAATCAGTCACCAAGTCGGGAAAAAAGAATCaaatacatatataaaaatatatagttaAAGGAGCACTTCACATTTCCAAATCGGATGCCTAGATAACAAGAACCATTCCGTAGCCTCTCGATCAACCATTCATTATGTACAAGACACAAACTCCTCGAGAATCCAATTAATAGAACAAAGATCACGTATACAAgtaaaatgaagcaaaaaaatcCTATAAATAATGAGACCTATCGCTCATATCAAGATATAACTTTGGACAAAACAGATCGAATAATGGTGGCGACAACACTAGATCCAAGATCACACACGATAGAAAACTACGATAAAAAGGCAAGAGATAACACACTAAAAGACTCCACAAATTGAGAAACCCTAACCTTTCCTCCAAACGAGATCCGCTCCACATCCAGCGAGACCGACGCGCTCGATTCTCCCATCACCAACTCCCGCCCCCACCCCGCTGTCTTCTCCTCAGTCCTCTCCCTCGAGGAGCTGCGTCTTTCCTCCGATGGTCTCGGCTTAAATACCAATCTTCCCTTTCTCGACTTCCCCGTGCTGTTTGTTAACCCCGGTTAGCCCACCGACGACGCCCACGCTAAATCCAAGTTATCCTCTACCGGTGGCCCGGTGAGCTTAACCGCGGGTTAGCGTACCGACAGTTTTCTTTGTTAATTGACCGAAAAGCCCTCCACGGGGATTTGTCTCATGTCGAGGTGCCGCTTGATGAGATCTCCGTCGTCGGATCGGCGGTCCGCCACGGTTTGACCTGTTCCACGAGGTGGTCCCTTTGACTCCGGCTCCTTGTCGGGCTACCGGTAGCAGGCCCCAGTCACGGGACCCACCCGTAGACCCGCGACTTGGTAGGTCCAGTATCGGGTCGCGGTGCGGGTACTAATTTCACGGTCACCCATTTCTCCCACCGCCCTTGGGATTGGAGCTGCATGGCCGCGAGGAGCGGAACCCACCACAGCTGGCGGCCTCCAGCGCGACGACAGGTACGGACGTGCGTGCAGGCAAACTAAGAATGGGTTTGGGTCCCTAAAACGTTCTAATGGATCCATCACATCTCCATTCTTTATATTTACATGTCAACGTGAACCTCGTGTCATAAATGACGTCATATTTATGTCATCGACATTTACTCGGCGAGGGAAGTAGGTATCGCAACAACTCTCGACGGTTGGAAGTCGCGCTCAATCAACGTTTGTGATGGGATGGTAAATCATCATCCCAAGGCAATAATTTGATGTAAACACTGTATCCAATTTACTCCATTAACCCATTGGTTTCTGGCAAATCATTGATGTAAACACTGTCTCCTTCCTGTAATCACTTCCACTTCCAATTTACTCCTTAAACCTTTAGTTTCTTGCTTGAGTGGCAACAGTCAAATCGAAATTAAGTCAGTATCATCTTTTTTGGGTCATTAAAGTGAATTGTGACTCTCGAAAAGATTTGCTGCTCCTCACTAGTCGAATTATTCCGATGAATAAGCAAAGATGTGACAATCGATGGATGGTGTGTCGGGTTCCAAACCCTCAAGTTGATCTTTTAAAGAATAATTTCTCAATAAAGTTTAGATCGATAGTATCCACTGAAAAATTCACATGATTTTTAGTTTTGGCCAATCCTATGATTTAAATCTAAAACTTGGTCGATGTCTGTCTTAATTGTTTACATTTCCAATTCCATAAATTCTGCCTATAAAATTCATGTTTTTGATTTAAATTTTAATTGTTACCATTCAAAATTAGATTAGATTAGATCGATATGATACTAATTTTGACCCAATTATGCTGTAGTGTAGACCGTTTTCAAGTAGAGTAATTTATGATCACACCAATTATTTAGTATCTAAACTCAACTCGGGTTGTCTATCACGTCGTCGTCGTCGGATGGTTTTATTAAAGTGCTTTAAGATATTTGAAAtgcaagaggaagagaaagacgaTGATGACGGgatgggagaaagaaaataagtgTAATTTTCTCCGTTCTTAATTTTTCTATGTTGCGTCTTTCCAAAGATGTTAGCAAGTCCAAATCAAAATGTTAGTGAAAGCCCAACAACACACCCCTTTCATTGGGAAACCAAAGCTAATATGAATGGTTTGTCACAGGCAGATGATGTGATTGGATGGTGAAAGGCAGTATTATGTCAGATGAGATAAACATGTAAACAACCACCTCTGACCCCTTCAAACTGATGTATTTCCATCCACTCGAGCGATCAAAACACTTGAGAATTTCaagaatttggaactcaaaactGGCTGACATCAAGTGAAAAATATTGTTTCCTATTTGTCTCACAGCATCAGAGGCGAACgatgaaagatatttttatcaaattgataaaagaaaaattaCCCCAAGGAAAATTTTATTATGGGGTGTTATTTGATAAAAATCCAAAGGACGATTTTGTCGATCAATGATACACGGCCGGGTTAAGAAAGAAAGACAAATACAATCCTTATGTTGCTACTCCGACGctaaaaaacaaagagaaaagaCCGGGTGATCAAACAGCACAAATTCACAGGAATCTACTATCATATACATCAGTGTCTCGAATGAATTAGTTGGATAACTAACGGAACTCATCATGATAGTTATAATCATCTTCCTCGGGAATGATAGCACTATAGAATACATATGGATTTTCAATCATCTCTTTCAAATTTAAGCGTCCATCTTTATCCGTGTCTGCCTGCAGATTTGCCAAGAATTACTAGGTAAGAATTCACTTCAGCCTCAATATGAATATTCCAGCATTATGTGAACAACATATAAGTCTACCATTCAAACAGGAAAAGCTTACTAGTGAATGTATAATTTCCAGAAAATACGTTTCAAGAAATTGTACAGGCACTCTTCAATGTCTCAATGGCACAATTGTTTAAGATTTTGCACTTAATCATGCCATAACCTACACATTACCCGAGAAATTGTGAACAAAGTTCTAAACTTCTCTATTCCACCTTCCACGCCATGACAAGTACCGAAAGAAAAAAACAATTAAACTGTGCTATATGTTTATCACACCAGGACCATGACACCAAACTCGAGTCCTTTTTTTCTGTCCCCAAAGCTCATTGAGATAATAGGCAGACATAATTGAGGAGAGTTGAAACATGGAATGTAGAAAATGAGATATTGATTTTACTATAATCCTAAAATTACATCCAGCAGTTTAAGACTGGGTActggaaaagaaaattttaatttttcttctcttctcaaagAAAAGTTTCGTGTTCATGCCTAGGAAAATTTCTACATGGATTTATCAAAGTCAATCACTGGCATTTGGATTGAAGAAGATATCTTGGCACGCTGTGACCAGTAACATTATCTAAGAAGTCATCAGCAGATACCTCTGAAGTAACATAGTCAGCCTGTTGCTTAGCATAGTAATGCTCCGATGGGTGTAGATCACCAATTACAGGTATCAACTCATCTTCAGACAAGTATCTGtaaagaaaatcaaaatttttcCGAATAAATTCCATTTTCAATTTACAAAAGTAAAAACAAATACCAATGCATGTACCCATCGTTGTTGTGGTCAAGCTGCGAGAATAGCTTTTTAGCTGGTGCCTCTGTTGAAGCATCAGATACATGTGTAAGGTTATAAATATCATCTCTCCTGATTAAGTCAAATAAGCCATTAAAAAACTCTTGAAAATTAAGCTTCCCATCTTTATCTTTATCTCTTTCCCTGAAAAAGAGAACTGGAActtattagcaaaaaaaaaaaagttgccaaGAAAATAGTTTCTGTACAAAATTCAATAACAGAAACTTTAAGGTTTTTAATCATGAAATGTGCGAATATCAAGAATGGTCATCAAGCCTTTTTCCAATCAATAGAAATATCGACCATACCAACGTATTAAAAGGATCCATGAATAATTTGATACCAAGGTTCTCAAGATCAAGATCAGTTAGAATCAGTCTAGAATTTAGGTTCAGGATAGGTCAAGATCTCTTAGATGGTGCAGATGCCGACCATTGTTTGGATTTGTGATCAGCCAGAACGTGAATAGAAATATAAACCATACCTATGTATTAAAAGGATCCATGAATAATTTGATACCAAGGTTCTCAAGATCAAGATCAGTTGGAATCAGTCTAGAATTTAGGTTCAGGAATAGGTCCAGATCTATTGTATGGTGCAGATGAGGACcattgtttcgatttgtgatcagCCAGAtcggcaagaagatttgaaaataGGATTGAAATTGACAACGGTCAGCTAAATCAGCTGGAAATTCATCAGGATTGGTATCTGCTTGAGATCTGTTATATAAACCAGGTCTAACTTGACCAGTCAATAAGTGGATGAATCGCcaaataaatttcaaaatcatCACAATCGGAAAGATCAATTTGAAAAAAGTGAGTGTGTAGATTGGAATTAGCCGTGCAAACCATGTTGCAGGAATTGTACACCATCCATTTAACACTCAAAAAGATGTTCCTAATTTAAGAGATAGGATTATAACCTAAATGGTTATATCTAAAAAACAACTAATTGGATTGCCCAAAGTTTGTTGACAGATATGATGCAATATTGTTTACTTATTTGTTCTTTCCCCgattattttgataaaattttttgGCATATAAAAATGTTAATAGATGACCATAGAACAAAGACAAAGTAGAGAAACACGGTTTAACTTGAAGTAAACTTCGAAAGTAATTGCATACCTAAATGACAAAACGCCATTACAAGGTTTTCAAGCTCATCTTCTAGGATAACAAAACTCAGAAAGGGTTAAATTATCAACTTGTACCATACATATAGACAAAGAAGGATATCTGATCTCAGTCAAAGAGAAACAAGGTTGAGCCCTGATGCCTTCGTAATATTTTAAAAACCTTAATGCATCAGTCAAAATGAACTTTTCGTCATAATTTTGTCTAAACACAGAAAGGTTTGAATTATAAACCTGTCATATAAACAAAGAAGGATATCTGCACTCGGTCAAAAAGGATCAAGGTTGAGCCCTGATGCcttcataatattttaaaaaccCTAACGCATCAGCCATAATGAACTTTCTCATcataattttatctctattttATTGAACAAGCATCTGAACATCAGATTGATACATGCCGAGAAGGATCACCGACATATGATGTTACACGGTTTTTATGGACTTAAGAGTAGCATGTGGTATGACGGCTAAGGGAATAAAGCTATCGATAGAATGTACAATTACTTAACAAGGTAAGGACATGCATAATGGAGTAGCTTGAAGTACAGGGCTAGAGCAAAGAGGAAACTGATGATGAAGAAAGTTTCCAAGAAGCAACAGCAAATCCTCACCTTTAACCTTGGCTATAGTTATATTTCCAAGGCAATTATAGAATGAGCTTTGTTAACATCTGAACACTGATGATTGTAAGCCTTTTAGAACAAGCACGATTAATTATGCAAGTTTGGCAAGAAAGCTTAAAAATGCTAAGACATTGTATActtaaaataaatgatcaaaaaaaaaagagagagagagagaagaaaaaagaaaacttgcgtGAACTAATCAGTTTTTTTTGTATTTGGTGTCGTCTTTAAACGCTCAATGGCCAAGGTGTTATGGATTGTTGTTTCCTGTAAAAGATTCCAGGTTGGTTATCTATTTCATGGTTTGATTTAATGGGCTAAGGGCATTGATTCTGATAGTAAAGATTTTTCTTATGTCTGTAGATGCTATTTGTCAGACTCTAACTTGAAAAGAACTTGCTTCCTAGGATAAGTCAAAACACTTGAATTTGTTGTCCACTGCTGCTTCTCAACTGATAAACGACTGGCTTGCAGCACTTAGGGATTCAGTTGTCCGAAGTGGTTGGTCGTTTCCTCTTTGAGTTTTTTTCTCCCATTTTCTGTTCTTTGGTCTGTCCCCTCCCTCCCCCCACAACCCCAATTCTTTGTGGgctttcttattctttatttactttgttttcctttttccttACTATTATATAGTTTCGGTGGATCAATCTTTTCCcatatttcattaaaaataaattttcaaaaataaaagattGAAGATAACACTACAATAGAGACAAAAGTACAATAATGAAAGTGAAAGGCCCTTCTACAATGTTTGTTGATATCGGAGAACACCTTGGTTGGAGAAGGGAATTTCTAGGACAATAATGAGATCAACCAAGAACTGATAGGAGGTTCCCCAATCATGATGCTGAACATGCAGAATTCAGAGTAGTACAGATTAAAGATGGACAGATAACCAGCCATTAGAAGATAGGATAAAAACTATCGAATCCTAGTTAAAGGTAGCACATGCTAAGCATATGGAGCTATATTCTAAAGAAAACATTATGTACTGTATTCCTTCATCGCACCCTTGACGCCTGAAAGAAGAACCCAAAACCAAAACTGTGGCATCTGCATAGAACTTTTCTTTTGCATTATATGAGACAAAAAAGATTGAGTTTATATATGCAGTTTGAAATTAGTAAGTTTAAACTTCATGAGATCACCACTGCAGAGCATGGAAAGGAGTTTATGCTTCGAGCATAACATATAGTTTTCAGTGAATGGATAAACTAGTGAGACAAGAAAATATCTTCAACAATAGATGACATACCATGCAcaaaaatatgaaattattaGCATAGATATTAAGATAAGAACAAAGAGCTCTATCTTCAAAACCTAAACAAGAAAACCTCAGCAACTTATATATGCTGGAAACACATTTTTTCAGTAGATAACAGAGAATTACTTGGCTGAGTCAGTTACAAAACATATGTGAAAGAAGTTATTTGGACAAATGTGACATAGTCTAATGCCTTTAAGCACAAAATTAACATCCAAATAAGAGAACTAAAGTCAGCATGGTGCTTCTACCATCCTAAAAGTATGTTATACTACAAATATGACTAATCTTTTAATGAAGCATTGACGCATACAAACTATAGACATGTTTGGCAAAGCAGAGATAGCAGTACCTAATTTCTTCCTTGGACAACCACTGGATCAGTTTGGGACTGTTAGTGTTTGCTGGATGAAGAAAGCTGCATCCATAAAATAAAGAAACCCAATAAATAAAGAGCAGTACCATGTAAATCCAGATGGGAATGTGAACAAAGAACATACTCATTGAACTCTGTCAGATTAAGAAGACCATCGCCATCCATATCTGAAGCGTTAAAGTGATCCTCTTTCCACCACCCCACTTGATCACCAGTTGAATTATCATCTGCCAATATATTAGAGACAGAAAGATCAGAAAATATATTTATCTCAGGTTCAAACTTCAAGTTCCATATCTCTATCTATATGCACTACCAAGCTTCCATGTGTATAACAATTAAATGCATAATGTCGAAACTTGATGACTGAATTGACAAAAGATTATGTATATTTGTGCCAAACAGTAGCGATTAATAGCCTTCAAAATGGATAAGTAGTTGATAAATTTGTGTTCTAGTACATGTTTGAACTAACTTTAAATTTACTTTTGTTGTTAATCTTGAGGAAATATTTATAGGACAAACAGGGGCATTGCACTGGAGATGGACAGACGACCTACCAGTTGAAGAAAATGATTCTTTAAAGACGACTGACAACTTTGGATAACATTTCTTTTTTGATATCCAAATCCcaatgtaaaaaagaaaaaaaatatatatctacttGATGCTTTAGCCCTTTAACTTCAAACCAGTATCATAAGACAAAAAACACATAAGTTCGTCATATctgcttttattattattattttctctctCTCGAAGCGGGGAGGGTTTATTATTACCAAACTTAAATGCATTAAGCTTTTGCAATATACTTATTCACTCATATTGGACTCCAATCTTTGTGATCCAAACACTCGCCGATGTCCTAGATTAAGATTGTGCATAAATAGATTCCGCTGAATCCAAACCTcaagatatcattttttttatacttCTATGCGGTTTCTCATCCAGAATTCGAGACATAAGGAGAAAATAAACATCTCAAATTAAACAGGTCCGAAAATCCACAGCAACAATGCAAATAATGCAAAACAGATTCCCATATCAAACGAAAAGTTCAAACATCAGATGGGTAAAACATCGCATCTTTTGCTGAAATATAAAGTCCCCCTTAATGATATAAAGGGTATTCTGGAGAAAGGGAAAACTCAATCTTGACAATGAAGAAGTACAGCAAACAACAAATCTTTCACCCAAGAGGACGGAAAAGAGAAAATGCCTAGAATTTCTGTAAATCAGGAACCAAAATTCACGTCcaggcaaaagaaaaagaatagagtTGTCGCAAAGCAGGGATCTAGACCGACCATGGTATCGATGAACCCAGCTGGGCGGCTCGTACTCCTCGAACGAGATGAAGCCGTCGTGGTTCCTGTCATGGAGCTCCATGTCCCGCTGCGTCCGGTGCATCACCTCCTTCTCCACCTGCCTGAGATTCCACTCCGTAAGCTCATCGGAGCTGACGAAGCCGTCGGCGGGGCCAACGTCGATCTTGGGAAAAAGCTTTACGATGCGGTCGGTAACGTTGAAGCGCTCCTCGTCGTTGATGAAGTCCTCGGCGTCCATGAAGTCCTCCCACTCGGGCTGGGCCTCCATGGCGGGGGCGTGGCCCTGGGGGAAGAAGTTGGCCCGCTCCCACTCGCGGTCCTCGCGGCGGCGCTCTATGTCGGCGATGATAGGGTCGAAGGGAATGCTGCGACGGTCGTGGCCGGACATGGCGGAGCGGAGTCTGAGACGGCGGTGGGGGTGATTAGGGCGGTTCGGGGTGAAGGTGAGGAGCAGGACGATGAAGAGCACCACGCTCAGATAGAGCAAGACGGAGGATCTCGCCATCGCGCGCAGGATCGCTCGCGTGAACAAACTTCTCGTATCACATGGAAAGCATACGGCTGCGGCGGATGTAAACAGGGGCGGGCCACTCACTCCCGTGTCTCTGTCGAGACATCGAACACAGGAATCAAGTCTTCGAATTGGTTCCTAACGGGGCCCACGAGCGAGCTATTAGCCAGTGGGGAAGCTTGCTGTTTTAAGCTGAGATTGGGATCAATATGCAAAATGTTATAGTTGATATACAAATTCCAAAAATTGTAGAGATCTGTATGCTTCCAAAACTAATCTCTCGCCATACGTTTGAAACGGATCACGCATCCGACGGCGTAAAAGCCCCGAGAGTTACAATATAACAGAGACAGGAACTAGGGGATAATTAATTTGCCCCTTTTCGTCCCGACGAAGGAGCAGTAGATTTCCAAGTACTTGAAATTGGTGCAGCTAATATAATAGACTCATTTGAATCGAGCGTTTTGACTAGCGGATGACATTATGATGATGGCTGTAAGCTGTTGTTCTTCGGATATTAGCATATGTTCTTGCGATTATTTCCTTGCAACCACAGTAAGTAATGAAGCAATCATACTACATAAAACTATCTCCAGGCTTGCAGACTGCAACAAAATGGAATTGTGTGATGCTGAAAATTGTTGTTGGTCTCACCGAAAAGGTATTGAGATCCATCAACATCATACAGTAAAATAAAATGGATAGGTTAACCATCATCCTGAAGTTGAACGAATTGCTTAGGCAAATGcactatatatataaaaaaaagaatactCTTGGATTTTACTAGCAACCTTATGCCGTGGTCGATGGATCAGCATGGCTTGATTCGATCCCGAAAGCACAAGATCACCTGTGTGGTTGCTTGGGCGGGGGTGGTCGACATCAGGTCGGGTCTATATTTTGCCTCTAGAGTCGATCCGAGGTAGAGCATCGAGTTGTTCTTCCTTTCTCGTTGGATTGTTGTTCCTTTCTCGTTGAGTTTTTGCACACAAGTCAAAGTCGAGAGAAGGATTTTTCGATTCAACCCCTCTAAAGCTTAAGTTAGTATTGGGTGGTGGGTGTTAAAGAGAGTTTGAGTTTTCGAAGTCCGATCTTTGACGTTGGTCAGGAGGCTAATTTTTATATCCGCGAACGAAGGTCGATCGTACATGGTCTGTTAATGACCGCTAACTTCTCGGGC is from Musa acuminata AAA Group cultivar baxijiao chromosome BXJ3-8, Cavendish_Baxijiao_AAA, whole genome shotgun sequence and encodes:
- the LOC135644374 gene encoding protein NDL1-like: MGESSASVSLDVERISFGGKEHHVLTSHGPISVAVYGDLEKPGLITYPDVALNYMSCFQGLFFCPEAASLLLHNFCIYHISPPGHELGAAPISPNDPVLSVDQLADQVADVLDFFELGPVMCLGVTAGAYVLTLFATKYRERVLGLILVSPLCKAPSWTEWLYSKVMLNFLYFYGICGLIKESLLHRYFSKGVRGSSQVPESDIVQACRSLLDQRHGVNVWRFLQSINERYDLAEASKKLQCRTLIFVGENSPFRLEAINMVTKLDRRFSALVEVQACGSVVTEEQPYAMLIPIEYFLMGYGLYRPSQVSCSPRSPLSPSSISPELLSPESMGVKLKPIKTRISLHV
- the LOC135644611 gene encoding uncharacterized protein LOC135644611, with protein sequence MARSSVLLYLSVVLFIVLLLTFTPNRPNHPHRRLRLRSAMSGHDRRSIPFDPIIADIERRREDREWERANFFPQGHAPAMEAQPEWEDFMDAEDFINDEERFNVTDRIVKLFPKIDVGPADGFVSSDELTEWNLRQVEKEVMHRTQRDMELHDRNHDGFISFEEYEPPSWVHRYHDDNSTGDQVGWWKEDHFNASDMDGDGLLNLTEFNDFLHPANTNSPKLIQWLSKEEIRERDKDKDGKLNFQEFFNGLFDLIRRDDIYNLTHVSDASTEAPAKKLFSQLDHNNDGYLSEDELIPVIGDLHPSEHYYAKQQADYVTSEADTDKDGRLNLKEMIENPYVFYSAIIPEEDDYNYHDEFR